One window of Oryza brachyantha chromosome 12, ObraRS2, whole genome shotgun sequence genomic DNA carries:
- the LOC102713427 gene encoding E3 ubiquitin-protein ligase MIEL1-like: protein MGGARFPGEEDEAGDGVPLRDVGKMEHGCEHYRRRCKIVAPCCNEVFPCRHCHNEATASGDRHTICRQDVEKVVCLLCDTKQPVSQVCISCGVNMGEYFCDVCKFYDDDTEKGQFHCYDCGICRVGGKENYFHCTKCGSCYAVALRDNHHCVENSMRQNCPICYEYLFDSLKGTRVLDCGHTMHMDCFSEMVHHNKYTCPICSKTALDMTHHWALLDQEIEATIMPPVYRYKVWVLCNDCNKVSEVNFHVIGHKCSHCNSYNTRSTSRPVDSSGSSSPSTSDSSENNP, encoded by the exons ATGGGAGGGGCGCGCTTCCCCGGtgaggaggacgaggcgggCGACGGAGTCCCCCTCCGCGACGTCGGCAAGATGGAGCACGG GTGCGAGCATTACAGGAGGAGATGCAAGATCGTGGCGCCCTGCTGCAACGAGGTCTTCCCTTGCCGCCATTGCCACAACGAGGCCACG GCTTCAGGTGATCGGCATACCATTTGTCGCCAGGATGTTGAAAAA GTAGTATGTTTACTTTGTGATACCAAACAGCCG gtGTCACAAGTCTGCATAAGCTGTGGGGTCAATATGGGGGAGTACTTTTGTGATGTATGCAAGTTTTATGACGATGAT ACAGAAAAAGGGCAGTTTCATTGCTACGATTGTGGCATATGCAG GGTTGGTGGCAAGGAGAATTACTTCCACTGCACAAAGTGTG GGTCTTGTTATGCTGTTGCTCTGCGTGACAACCATCATTGTGTGGAGAACTCAATGAGGCAGAATTGCCCAATTTGTTATGAG TATCTATTTGATTCATTGAAAGGAACACGAGTTCTTGATTGTGGACACACGATGCACATGGACTGCTTTTCTGAGATGGTGCATCATAACAA GTATACTTGTCCAATATGCTCCAAGACAGCTCTTGACATGACACATCACTGGGCATTGTTAGACCAAGAG ATTGAAGCAACAATTATGCCTCCAGTGTACCGATACAAg GTTTGGGTGCTCTGTAATGACTGCAACAAGGTCTCAGAAGTGAACTTCCATGTGATTGGCCATAAGTGCAGCCACTGCAACTCGTACAACACTCGATCAACATCACGGCCTGTGGATTCATCAGGAAGCAGCTCTCCATCAACATCAGATTCATCTGAAAACAATCCATAG
- the LOC102713698 gene encoding putative glutaredoxin-C14: MDRVMKMASERAVVIFTLSSCCMCHTVTRLFCDLGVNALVHELDQDPRGKEMERALLKLLGRGPPVPAVFIGGKLVGGTNKIMSLHLGGELIPMLKNAGALWL; encoded by the coding sequence ATGGACCGTGTGATGAAGATGGCATCGGAGCGTGCAGTGGTGATCTTCACCCTGAGCTCATGCTGCATGTGCCACACTGTGACACGCCTCTTTTGTGATCTTGGTGTCAATGCCCTAGTGCATGAGCTGGACCAGGACCCTAGGGGGAAGGAGATGGAGAGGGCACTCCTCAAGCTGCTCGGGAGGGGGCCACCGGTGCCGGCCGTGTTCATCGGTGGGAAGCTCGTCGGAGGAACCAACAAGATCATGTCCCTCCACCTTGGAGGTGAGCTGATCCCCATGCTCAAGAATGCTGGCGCCCTTTGGCTGTGA
- the LOC102713969 gene encoding glutaredoxin-C15, with protein sequence MERVTKLSTEKAVVIFTASNCPMCHTVVSLFSDLGVGAAVHELDRDPHGRDMERDLARRLGRSPPVPAVFIAGKLVGSTDRVMSLHLAGKLVPMLRGAGAIWL encoded by the coding sequence ATGGAGAGGGTGACGAAGCTGTCGACGGAGAAGGCGGTGGTGATCTTCACGGCGAGCAACTGCCCGATGTGCCACACGGTGGTGAGCCTCTTCTCCgacctcggcgtcggcgccgccgtgcacgAGCTCGACAGGGACCCGCACGGCCGCGACATGGAGCGGGACCTCGCCCGCCGCCTTGGCCGCTCCCCGCCCGTCCCCGCCGTCTTCATCGCCGGCAAGCTCGTCGGCTCCACCGACCGCGTCATGTccctccacctcgccggcaAGCTCGTCCCCATGCTCaggggcgccggcgccattTGGCTCTGA